From Calditrichota bacterium, one genomic window encodes:
- a CDS encoding SpoIIE family protein phosphatase yields MTQVRTAEKLRSALERMRHLQSLVEASKIINSTLDLSRLLELILSTALENTAATAGTIYLVDEERGEIWSRVLLSDRKMEIRLPLGRGIAGQVAQTGETVNLVDAYEDPRFDAEMDQKSGFRTRSVLCMPMRNNAGKVIGVFQVLNKKRGRFTSEDEEFLDALSVHAAIAVENAKLYQQALEKKRLDSELAVAREIQKRPLPTESPNVPGYEFAATNRPCHEVGGDYFDFLEKHRERVAFAIGDVSGKGIPAALLMATLHGGLHAQVHSRRPLPQRVRNLNRLVFECTAAGTFITFFHGELCPRTGEVAYINCGHNPPVHISRVGEVTKLEKGGLILGAVEEADYEEGSLVLRPGEMLVLYTDGVTEARGKHREQYEEERLFAVLERCRNQSAQQVLDAVLSDVERFCAGVPQADDITLMVIRRVGQEGV; encoded by the coding sequence ATGACCCAGGTACGCACTGCCGAAAAGCTGCGCTCCGCATTGGAACGCATGCGCCACTTGCAGTCCCTGGTCGAGGCGAGCAAGATCATCAACTCGACGCTTGACCTCAGCCGGCTTCTGGAGCTGATTCTCAGCACCGCGTTAGAAAACACGGCGGCGACTGCTGGCACCATCTACCTGGTGGACGAGGAAAGGGGCGAGATATGGTCACGGGTCCTCCTTTCGGATAGGAAGATGGAGATCCGTTTGCCACTTGGGCGCGGGATCGCGGGACAGGTGGCGCAGACCGGCGAAACGGTGAACCTGGTTGACGCCTATGAGGATCCGCGCTTCGACGCGGAGATGGACCAGAAGAGCGGCTTTCGCACCCGCAGCGTCTTGTGCATGCCGATGCGCAACAACGCGGGCAAAGTGATCGGCGTCTTCCAGGTCCTGAACAAGAAACGAGGGCGCTTCACCTCCGAGGACGAAGAGTTCCTCGACGCGCTGTCGGTGCATGCCGCTATCGCCGTGGAGAATGCCAAGCTCTACCAGCAGGCCCTGGAAAAGAAGCGATTGGACAGCGAACTGGCCGTGGCGCGAGAGATCCAGAAGCGCCCCCTGCCTACGGAGAGCCCAAACGTCCCTGGCTACGAATTTGCGGCAACCAACAGACCGTGCCACGAAGTAGGCGGGGACTATTTCGATTTCCTGGAGAAGCATCGAGAGCGCGTCGCGTTCGCCATAGGGGATGTCTCCGGGAAGGGAATACCTGCCGCACTGCTCATGGCAACACTGCACGGCGGGCTGCACGCCCAGGTGCACAGTCGCCGGCCCTTGCCGCAGCGCGTCCGGAATCTCAACCGGCTCGTTTTCGAGTGTACGGCGGCCGGCACCTTTATCACCTTTTTTCATGGGGAGCTCTGTCCCCGCACCGGCGAAGTTGCTTACATCAACTGCGGGCACAACCCGCCCGTGCACATAAGTCGTGTCGGTGAGGTGACCAAGCTGGAGAAAGGCGGCCTCATCCTTGGAGCAGTGGAGGAGGCCGACTATGAGGAGGGCTCCCTTGTCCTGAGACCCGGCGAAATGCTGGTGCTCTATACGGACGGCGTGACTGAGGCCCGTGGCAAGCACAGGGAGCAGTATGAGGAGGAGCGGCTCTTTGCAGTGCTTGAGCGCTGTCGCAACCAGAGTGCGCAACAGGTGCTCGACGCAGTGCTCAGCGATGTGGAGCGATTCTGTGCGGGCGTCCCCCAGGCAGACGACATCACTCTCATGGTCATCCGCAGGGTAGGGCAAGAGGGCGTATAG
- a CDS encoding acetyl-CoA carboxylase carboxyltransferase subunit alpha: MGFVLDFERPLVELEKKIAELKAYASTENVEMEAEIRRLEQKALKLRKQIYSRLTRWQRVQLARHPQRPYTLDYIEYMTTDFIELHGDRAFADDPALVGGIAKLDGKPVVIFGQQKGRDVKQKIYRNFGMMHPEGYRKALRLMKLAAKYRRPVISLVDTPGAYPGIGAEERGQAEAIARNLLEMSRLPVPIIVVIIGEGASGGALGIGVGDRVMMQENTWYSVISPEGCAAILYRDASKAPQAAEAMKVTAPDLLKMGVIDRIIPEPAGGAHRNPQEAAALVKEAILEELPPLEKLPPEELVRLRIEKFARMGAWQEK; encoded by the coding sequence ATGGGCTTCGTATTGGACTTTGAGCGGCCGCTGGTCGAACTGGAAAAGAAGATCGCCGAGCTGAAGGCCTACGCGAGCACAGAGAACGTCGAGATGGAGGCAGAGATCCGGCGGCTCGAGCAGAAAGCTCTGAAGCTCCGTAAGCAGATCTACTCCCGGCTGACGCGGTGGCAGCGCGTGCAGCTTGCCCGCCATCCGCAGCGCCCCTACACCCTCGACTACATCGAGTACATGACTACCGACTTTATCGAACTCCACGGCGACCGGGCATTTGCCGACGACCCGGCGCTGGTTGGCGGCATAGCGAAACTCGATGGCAAGCCGGTGGTCATCTTCGGGCAGCAGAAGGGCAGAGACGTCAAGCAGAAGATCTATCGTAATTTTGGCATGATGCACCCCGAGGGGTACCGGAAGGCGCTGCGTCTCATGAAGCTTGCCGCCAAGTACCGCCGTCCGGTGATCAGCTTGGTGGACACTCCTGGCGCCTATCCCGGCATCGGCGCCGAAGAAAGGGGCCAGGCAGAAGCGATCGCCCGCAATCTGTTAGAGATGTCGCGCCTGCCGGTGCCGATCATCGTAGTCATCATCGGCGAAGGTGCCAGCGGCGGAGCCCTGGGGATCGGCGTCGGTGACCGCGTGATGATGCAGGAAAACACTTGGTACTCGGTTATTTCGCCAGAGGGGTGCGCGGCAATTCTCTACCGCGATGCAAGCAAAGCACCTCAGGCGGCAGAGGCAATGAAGGTTACCGCTCCGGACCTGCTCAAGATGGGAGTCATTGACCGCATCATACCCGAGCCTGCCGGAGGGGCACATCGCAACCCGCAGGAGGCCGCAGCGTTGGTGAAAGAAGCGATCCTGGAAGAGTTGCCACCTTTGGAAAAGCTGCCTCCCGAAGAGCTGGTGCGGTTGCGCATCGAAAAGTTTGCGCGCATGGGTGCGTGGCAAGAAAAGTAG
- a CDS encoding Trm112 family protein, whose product MLDKELLEILACPKCKGELEYDQKNEKLICHACRLKYRVEDDIPIMLIDEAESF is encoded by the coding sequence ATGCTTGACAAGGAACTACTGGAGATCCTGGCCTGCCCCAAGTGTAAAGGCGAACTGGAATACGACCAGAAAAACGAGAAGCTGATTTGTCACGCCTGCCGCCTAAAGTACCGGGTGGAAGATGACATACCCATCATGCTGATCGACGAGGCAGAGTCGTTCTGA
- a CDS encoding HNH endonuclease has protein sequence MSAATLNKGVLLLNQNYEPMSVTSAKKAIVLIYLGKAEIIERHPYLVRSVSTTLPLPSIVRLVRFIQVPRKRILLTRRNILKRDGHRCQYCGTTRSPLTVDHVIPKDHGGNDTWENLVCACVRCNTRKGNRTPEEAGMRLLRQPRKPNNLFFIQHFVGVSDERWKPYLFMN, from the coding sequence ATGTCCGCGGCCACACTCAACAAAGGCGTTCTGCTGCTGAATCAGAACTATGAGCCGATGAGCGTCACCAGTGCCAAGAAGGCGATCGTGCTCATCTATCTCGGCAAGGCAGAGATCATCGAGCGTCACCCCTACCTCGTGCGCTCCGTGTCCACTACATTGCCGTTGCCGAGCATTGTGCGCCTGGTACGCTTCATCCAGGTGCCGCGCAAGAGGATCCTTCTGACGCGGCGCAACATCCTCAAGCGGGACGGCCACCGGTGCCAGTACTGCGGGACCACCAGAAGCCCACTGACGGTCGATCACGTGATACCCAAGGATCACGGCGGCAACGACACGTGGGAGAATCTGGTGTGCGCATGCGTGCGCTGTAATACGCGCAAGGGGAATCGTACGCCAGAGGAGGCAGGGATGCGCTTGCTGCGTCAGCCGCGCAAGCCGAACAACCTCTTTTTCATCCAGCACTTCGTGGGCGTGAGCGACGAGCGGTGGAAGCCCTACCTCTTCATGAACTGA